A genome region from Populus alba chromosome 3, ASM523922v2, whole genome shotgun sequence includes the following:
- the LOC118054487 gene encoding MADS-box transcription factor 14 isoform X3, with amino-acid sequence MGRKKEELKRIEKKICRQITFSKRRKEVIEKARDLSVLCDVQVALLVFSSSGKLYEFSSAGSLAKILKRHRSYFEEKTALSDGANDAELYHGKYEKKIKSFAELLRTVQSIHRQVGNSNSEELTLSDLEQTEMQLDAALRRTRARKTQLMLETINALHDKEKTLREENQRLKTQV; translated from the exons ATGgggagaaagaaagaggagcTAAAGCGAATCGAAAAGAAGATCTGTCGTCAAATCACTTTCTCGAAGAGGCGAAAGGAAGTGATCGAGAAAGCACGCGACCTCTCTGTTCTCTGTGACGTCCAAGTCGCTCTCCTCGTCTTCTCCAGTAGTGGCAAGCTGTATGAATTCTCTAGCGCCGGCAG TTTGGCCAAAATCCTGAAACGTCATCGGAGTTATTTCGAAGAGAAAACTGCATTGTCTGATGGTGCTAATGATGCAGAG CTATATCACggtaaatatgaaaaaaaaatcaagtcgtTTGCAGAGCTGTTGCGAACAGTACAAAG TATCCACAGGCAAGTTGGGAATTCAAACTCCGAGGAGCTGACCTTAAGCGACCTAGAACAAACGGAGATGCAACTTGATGCTGCACTGAGACGTACGAGAGCTAGAAAG ACGCAACTGATGTTGGAAACAATTAATGCCCTCCATGACAAG
- the LOC118054487 gene encoding MADS-box transcription factor 14 isoform X4: protein MGRKKEELKRIEKKICRQITFSKRRKEVIEKARDLSVLCDVQVALLVFSSSGKLYEFSSAGSLAKILKRHRSYFEEKTALSDGANDAELYHGKYEKKIKSFAELLRTVQSIHRQVGNSNSEELTLSDLEQTEMQLDAALRRTRARKTQLMLETINALHDKLLSSRQC, encoded by the exons ATGgggagaaagaaagaggagcTAAAGCGAATCGAAAAGAAGATCTGTCGTCAAATCACTTTCTCGAAGAGGCGAAAGGAAGTGATCGAGAAAGCACGCGACCTCTCTGTTCTCTGTGACGTCCAAGTCGCTCTCCTCGTCTTCTCCAGTAGTGGCAAGCTGTATGAATTCTCTAGCGCCGGCAG TTTGGCCAAAATCCTGAAACGTCATCGGAGTTATTTCGAAGAGAAAACTGCATTGTCTGATGGTGCTAATGATGCAGAG CTATATCACggtaaatatgaaaaaaaaatcaagtcgtTTGCAGAGCTGTTGCGAACAGTACAAAG TATCCACAGGCAAGTTGGGAATTCAAACTCCGAGGAGCTGACCTTAAGCGACCTAGAACAAACGGAGATGCAACTTGATGCTGCACTGAGACGTACGAGAGCTAGAAAG ACGCAACTGATGTTGGAAACAATTAATGCCCTCCATGACAAG
- the LOC118054486 gene encoding agamous-like MADS-box protein MADS4 gives MGRGRVELKRIENKINRQVTFAKRRNGLLKKAYELSVLCDAEIALIIFSNRGKLYEFCSSSSMLKTLERYQKCNYGAPEPNASAREALELSSQQEYLKLKARYEALQRTQRNLLGEDLGPLSSKELESLERQLDMSLKQIRSTRTQYMLDQLNDLQHKEHMLTAANKSLKERLMEGYEVNSLQLNLSAEDVGFSRQQAQPQGYGFFHPLECEPTLQMGYQPDSAITVVTSGPSMTAYMPGWLP, from the exons ATGGGGAGAGGTAGGGTTGAGTTGAAGAGAATTGAGAACAAGATCAACAGGCAAGTAACATTTGCGAAGAGAAGGAATGGACTTTTGAAGAAAGCCTATGAGCTTTCCGTTCTTTGTGATGCAGAGATTGCTCTCATCATCTTCTCCAATAGAGGAAAGCTGTACGAGTTTTGCAGTAGTTCAAG CATGCTCAAAACTCTTGAGAGGTACCAGAAGTGCAACTATGGAGCACCAGAGCCAAATGCGTCAGCAAGGGAGGCCTTG GAACTGAGTAGCCAGCAGGAATATCTGAAGCTTAAAGCCCGCTACGAAGCTCTGCAAAGAACCCAGAG GAATCTTTTGGGAGAGGACCTTGGCCCTCTGAGCAGCAAAGAACTTGAATCACTTGAAAGACAGCTTGATATGTCATTGAAGCAGATCAGATCAACAAGG ACCCAGTACATGCTGGATCAGCTCAACGATCTACAGCATAAG GAACACATGTTGACAGCAGCTAATAAGTCTCTGAAAGAAAGG TTGATGGAAGGCTACGAAGTAAATTCACTCCAGTTGAATCTAAGTGCAGAAGATGTGGGTTTTTCTCGACAACAAGCTCAACCCCAGGGTTACGGATTCTTTCATCCTTTGGAGTGCGAACCTACATTACAAATGGG gTATCAGCCTGACAGTGCTATAACAGTGGTCACTTCTGGCCCAAGTATGACTGCTTATATGCCAGGTTGGTTGCCATGA